TCAGTtagttgaaatgaaaaaaatagagaaagaaaatgaaaaataatccTCACCATTCCCCACACCAAGAAGGGTACCCCTCCTAATGCAAACAGCAGAACAGCAAGGGCAATTGGATGCATAATGTATGTTTGCTTGATGAACTTATAAAATGATTGCTTCTCTAAATCCCCAACATTGTTTGGCCCTCCGCACTGCTCATtaacaaaataatcaaaaataagCAACATAATTTCTTTGAGCAAAGGGTCAATTCAGTCTCGGGGTCAAATAATCCACTCTCAGACATTTTAATCGATTAAATACATTACTCTCTATTTATAAGGTCAATCAAtgacataattataaaatacacTTAATTAGCCTAAAACTTTAGaatatattttcaattgatCAAAATGACTGAAAGCGATTTATTTTACTTCGAACAACAATTTAAGGGACTGGAATTAGCCTTTACTCTAATTTTTTCTTTagataaaaaagaaacagagcaAAAGATGAAATTAGCAATAATAAGTACCCTTTGATTAACAGAATTGGTATCAAATAGCCAACTCATATGACTATACCAAAACCCTTCAGTAGGGCTATGAGGGTCTCTCTCAGAATCACAAAACTGATGATGGTATCTATGTGTGCTAACCCAATCAATCGGATTCCCCTGAAAATGAATTCACCAAATTACCAAATCATCAAAAACTACAAACAAAAAACTACTAATCATGCactaaacaaaagaaaattcatTAATTAACCTGAAGAGCTTGAACTCCACAATAAGCAAAAACATACTCAAGCCATTTTGGTAACTTGAAACTCCTATGAGAAAGGTTCCTATGATAAGAGAGAGTAATACCAAAAAGACCAGTAATTACATAAAGCCCAACACCAACCCAAAAAGCACTCCAAGTGAAGTAAAATGGAgcaaataaactaattaaatgcaTGGCTAAAACAACACCAGCAGTTGCTATATCCAATGAACTCCATTTCCTTCCTAAAAATACATTATTTTCCCTCTTCACCACCACATCTGATAGCAAAATTCTCCTCCCAATACCACCATCAGAAGATACATTGGGGCGGTTATTGTTTgcataagaaaaaatatttgaagTTTTTTGTTTGGAGTTGATTTTGAGCTGAATGGTTTTTGGGCTCTTGTGATTAGATGACTTTAGGAGTAAAGATGGTATGTTTAATGGCTTCGAGAAATGAATTGGTGAGAAAGGGTGAGGTCTGGTTTTGGTTAATGGAGAGGTGGCTAGAGCTGCCATTGAAGAGAattaatgtttgattttgttgtcATGCAATTGGATTTTTCATGAGGTTTTTGTGTTGAAGGGTTACTTGGGGTTGAAGGGTTTGTTGGTGTAGGCAAATATATATTGCGGTGTGGCTTGTATTTGTGCCAAATTTGGTTAAATTTGTaagtttttaagaaaaatatagacAAAAGTGGAGAGAGAAAGGGAGATAAGGCGGTTGTGGACTTGTGGAGTTGTCTTATGATTTCTGGTAGGGTCATTCCGGCGGAGGCACCGATGTGTGAGAAATGGTACCGAATTcaataagaaaaatgttttataaCCCAACACTTTGTAACAACTTTTTTAACCCATTTTACGTGACATAGTTTCATTCGTATAATCTCCAcccaaaagtgtatatctcaaaaaacagaatttaatcaatgcACTCTTTAATTGGCACGTCAGGCGGTACAAAAAAGTGGGTTAAAAATATTGGGTTATATAACATTACTCAATCAATAAATCATAGTAAAATTTATGGCAATATCTCAAAAATCATCATATTTTTATAGCAttctgattttataaaattgtcaattttattctatttatatttttaatttcattaagattattatttttttattcttataaaattcaaataagtcttttattaagtatttattttaaatagtgtttaatattataaatggagtaaatttttttttctccaaataataattatttgtttaatataaataatttgtatcaaatttttttatatttaatttgacATTGAAATGTCACCAACCGCGGTGCTTCTCCAACCTCTGCGCCGCCAAACCAAATTTGGTTAGTCTATCATGGAGATATGATGGAAGACGAACCTCATATTCCATGGAGGAAGATGGGTATTCTAGTcgtcttcctccatggaagacgaggTTCATCTTTCATGAAGAAAGATCGATCTGTCTTTCTCTTTGAAAAATATACTACATCCGATTTGGTGGGTCTGAGGGCAGCAGATGGGACATGAGATGGCAGCGGACGGAATTGAGAGACATTGATGATTGtcagttatatatattatttaatttaaatatctaataaatttttcatccataatttatttgatcttttttgaagataaatgattaattttgatttttccaAGTGAAAAAGAatacaatattatttttttatttagttgttttgaatGGAATCATCATAGAATAACAAAATCGTCCAAAATTGAAAATGTAGGGTACaaataaatgttaaaaatgtgaaatagaaTAACATTGACGATTTTATAAGGCTTGGTgccattgaaaaaaatataaaggtcGATGGATTTTTGAGATATTTTgtctaaatttaattagatttggTTAATTTTACACAAAACTTAActttcaatataatttttttatttaatttcagaaaaaaaaaattgcattagTTATTTTGGTAATTATTTCATactttgtttattatattaatgattTATCTAATTGTGATagttttattagatttaatataaaaatgtgtactttttaaaaataataatagtatcttagttaattataattataattgaatAGCATACCTAAAAATAAGTGGGGATAAATGTCGCCTTAAAATctcatataaatattttaaattttaaatttctttcgtTTCAGATTAAcacatcattttatttttttgacgcattaaattatagattatttttatttttaataaatagtacattaaaaactaaattattattaacaATTACCTCGTCCgttcaataaatataaaaacgttTGACACCTTTTGAGTTACACATGGATTAAAATATATCATTAGTGTttcatagtttttttaataaaattcctaAAATAATCTAAAGGTTTATTAGTAAATATTAATTGGAAAaattaaagtatttttaaaattaattcataattaGTAACGCCCATAAAAACAGATATGGTTATTTtgccaaatttttttaaataatagtacttaaaataaaaaaatatcaaaaacaagtcaaaattataatattttaaacacatATGAGACGCGAAAGGTGCAGTCGATGGACAGTTGGTGAATgttcttatactattttttgtTGGAATTGAGGGATGGAGCAGGCAAAATTAGCTGCAAGATAGTTATCGGTTCAAGAATTGTCTGTAAAGTTATTTTCAAATGAATTAATtgtatcatattttaatatagaaTAAGGTCTTTTTATgctaatacaaaataaataaaatcaatcaactTATTTACTGTAAAATACgccaataaaattaattattaaaaatatctttatacatttaaaaaattataaaaaaattgataaaaattaatttcaactaacttaattatatatatatatatattttattttttgtattttttcataaGGTCCatcattttaaaatgaaaaaaaatattaaataataaaaaacttaaagaaaattagaattaatattTGTCATTTTGTTGTGTGTAGATATTTTGAGTAAATATGTGTTTCTGGTTGAATGCTCTGTGATTATTTTGAGTAAATATGTGTTTCTGGTTGAATGCTCTGTGATTTTATCTCATCTCTAAGTAAACTCTAATAAAACTCTTGCCCTCTTCAACTATTAAAAGCATTTTAATCAAGTTTTTGTATCCTTTAAACGCGTGTTTGTGACGGTGGGTCGTTAAAGAAACACCAAAAGCGTGAGTAATGGCAGCAGCAGCATCAACGAGTGCGTCGCTTTTCAAATTGGCAACTCACCCAACAAACTCGTCCACTCGCTCAATCTCTGTAAACCCACCTGTCTCCATCTCTTTTGGTGAGTTTCTGCTTCCCATGCATAATTCTATGAGAATtgaaatatcatttaattaatttttcactctgtttttatattttgttttagtaCTAAAAATTTGCAATTGAAAGAGATTGAGTTGGACAATGAACTTCTAATTTGATAGTTAAATTATAATTGGGTGAATTTAaactgaaacaaattcacaAGATCAGAAATTTAATTGAACCATTAGTGTTTCTCTTTGCTGTGTGTTGTTTCCGTGTACGGAGCTTGTTAGTGCATACACAATAGAACTTCAAATTATCCATTTTAGCGTTGGTGCTATACTCCCAACTCCATTTCCAACTGCAAAATTAATTTacggccatgtttggttcatggaataggtgcggaatggaatagctattccgcaTAGAATGACAATTCTTTGCTTTGCTTCATGGAATAAATATTCCaaagaattgctattccataattttgtggaataaacactACCCTCAGAAACTAAAGAATGGCTATTCCATTATTCTATTTTATgctattctattccatgaaccaaacatgaccTACATTGTATTGGTTTGAATACgttaatgtaattttattttatatattttagatataaatttcatttttaaaagtattttattgaattttactttaaagaatttttaaaagttttaattttatattattttattctataaaTATGAATATCATTATATATGGatgtttatataataaaaatagatatgTGGCTATATTTGTAAATTCCATAGAAAATgttataatcaaattatatattttttctgatattaaatataataccGTACGTAAATTAAAAATCGGTTATGTAAGTAATTTATAAAGTCAAACGACTTATTATAGAGATATGAAGTTGAGAGTTTAAaactgtaaaataaaataaatttgtagaGTTTGGTTGAATTCGGTTTAGTCTATGATTTTATTATAGAGTTGAGTTGGAGATGGTGAAAGTTCGTTAATAAATCAGGCTGTAAACATATATCACAGAATATCTTTGAAAATGCAGGCACTACTTTTGTTGGCGCTTCATTGCCAATAAGCTCCCCAAGGAAGAACAGAGACATCAAGTTTTGTAGGCAGGTGACTACTGCAGCTGCTGTAGCCACCACAACACCATCACAAGAAATTGTAGAGTATGAATTTCCACTTGGTTTTACAAACTTTTTTAAGAGgttattttgagtttttaagaagttattttgttctttttctAGGTATGCACTTCCTTCTTGGGCTTCGTTTGAACTTGGAAGGGCTCCTGTCTTCTGGAAAACCATGAACGGTCTTCCTCCATCTTCCGTAAGTTCAATGCAACTATTTTCTTCTTATTGATGATATCTCAGGACTCTTGTAATGATCATGCATTTGAAATCCCACAGGGTGAGAAGCTAAAACTTTTCTACAATCCGGCTGCAACCAAACTTGAACCAAATAAAGATTTTGGGATTGCATTCAATGGTAATCGCTCATTAGTTATTTGATCAGATGCCCTTTTGTATGACATATTGAAATAACTACTGCTAACACGGAAAAACTGTGTTATTTTACGGTTTTTTgtgttaaaaatgaaattttattgattgaatgaagtgtccgtacTACTTAGCAGCTCTGCATTCAAACTGCTTGCTATATACAGAACAGAAATGACATGTGTTGCTGAAATTCATTGGTTTCTTATTGCTATGCACTATGTTGAACGGAAACTTATCGATTCCTACATATCTACGTTTCAGTCCTGTTTTATATTTATCGTTTCGGTTTTTtccgttttaaagttttttgtTTTCGCAACATGTGTGGTGCATTATGGGGTGAAGGTCCGAATTGATTTGGACTTGTTTTATGGTAGCACTCAACTGATATTCAATTCTATGCAGGAGGTTTCAATCAGCCTATTATGTGTGGTGGTGAGCCAAGGGAGATGCTAAAAAAAACTCGAGGCAAAGCTGATCCCCCAATATACACCATTCAGATCTGCattccaaagcatggttagtacCTAAAAAGTAATAACCCCATTCCTCCTCTTCAAGAACTAGTAAAGTAAGTGTGGTCATCCTTTTTTGCAGCTGTGAACTTGATTTTCTCATTCACAAATGGAGTTGAATGGGATGGCCCTTACAGACTGCAGTTTCAAGTTCCTAGGAGTTGGCAAAACAAACCAATTGAATTCTTCAATGAGGTAATAAGACTCAACATATGTTAGATGCACTACAACACATTGTTGATTAACTTGATGTAGTTCTTGGATGGAAACAATTTTAAACTTGTATCCATATGGTAGGGATTGGCAAACGAGTTGAGTAAAGAAGGTGCATGTGACAGAGCAATCTTTCCGGACACGAACATCGTGATTGATCGATGTGCTATAATCGGGAACTTGTCCACTGAAGGGGTTAGTGGATTCCTTGCCATTTTTCAATTCCATTTACTATATTTAGTCAATGTTGCACAAAACCTTAGCAAAGCCTATGTTTCAGTATTTCTTTTTTGTCGTCAAAAATGCTTCTGAAACTATGAAATTCTATATTTGTGACCAAATGTCGTTTCCATTTCCGCACTCAAATTGATGTCGATGGGGATATATTTCAGGGTGATCGCTGCAATCTTGATCTAGTTCCAGGATGCATGGATACTACTTCACACTTGTATAACCCACTCGCAAATTTAGACGACGGATCTTGCGCTATTGACGTAGAGGATTAGCCTCATCAAGGTCTTACCACTTTCATTTTCCTTTCGGTACATATTAGTTATACTGTAATACCCTATACATTTATAGCATACTATTGGCATGTCCATGTAAAATATACAAGGGCTGTTTCTCTGCACTGTGAATGTTGATAGTAACATAAtccatataaaaaaattgtaagttaAAGCTTATGCGTTTACTAAATTATATGTCTTTTACAGAACAGTTATTGCCGTATCATTTGTTGTATTTTGGTACAAATTATTTATGCGGCATCAGATGCGTTGGCTAACcagtatcaaataaaattatagtaacCGTTTTACAAAAAGTCTATAGTTCAAAATCCCAAAAAGTTTTAGCCGTAACAAATACAATAATATTCTATTTTCATTAGACCTTGGCAAATCCTTGTATTGACCTACTTTCATGACAAGATTAACTTAAACATGACACGACTCATCGTTTCCGATATATGATGCTTAGACACAACATGTTTATAACACTAGTTATACAACACAGCACGTATAACACGCTTAATTAAATGTTACTTATATTAAGTTGTTTAACATGATACATTGAATTCATAAAGAAAAACATGACACGCTGAAACTCAAATGAATTCGGCATTTTAGTTATCCTTTTGGACACGAAATTAATCATGTCGGAAATAAGTTGAtccgtttacaaaacaaaacctattTACCCAAACTCAATTGAAACTCAAATGAATTTGGCATTTTAGTTATCTTTTTGGACATGAAATTAATCGTGTCGGAAATAAGTTGATCCGTTTACGCAACAAACCTATTTACCCAAAATGAATTAACTGTGTGCCTGTCTTGTTCAAAATTGAGGTGGTCTAATTTTCATGAAAAAAAGCTAGTTCAccattttttttgacattttaagaGTATGGTTTTAGGCTGTAATTGCccacattttctttcttttccatACACTATGTCACATGCCGTATAATTCTTCGCACGTGATGGAGGTTATGACCCGAATATTTCCAAAACACTCTCGGATCTCATGTTCCGGAATACTCTAAAATCCTTTAGAACATTCTAGAATTCTCCGGAATACTCTAGAATCCTTTAGAACATTCTAGAATCCCCCGGAATACTCTAGAATCCTCCGGAACACCCTAGAATTTTCCGGAACATTCTAGAAGCTTTTTTACGAGACTATTCCAGAATTATCTAGAATTCTCTAGACTAATCTGGAATACTCTAGAACTCTCTAGAAGGTAATAGATGTATATAGTAGCTTCTTACATTGTGTAGAATAGTAAAGATAGTTCTAGAAGATAGAATAAGAACCATTGGATCAAATAGATCCTAGCCATCCATTTAGGAGGTGGAGGACTATATATAGCCTCAAAACCTCATTTGTAAAGTATCCTAGAAATCCTTGTGAATTCAAGAGTTGTGTAATCAAGCTTTCATAAAGTAATACAAGCTTACATACGTTCTAGCCATCTTACGATCTTTACTTCCGCTTAAGTGTGTTTAAACACTTCGAGAGAGGCTGACTAGTAACTTGTTCGAGAAAAGTTCACTAGTGCCGCACGGATCTTTGGTTAGAAAATCCAAGCCCGTGACAGTTGGTATCGGAGCCGaagttaatattattttgcTCTTGAAAGATGGCAAGTTCGGGAAGTGAGAATATTCACATGGAGGATCCAACGACACACTCGAAAAGGGGGAGGTCCAAGTCGAGGGATGTTATGGCAGACATGAATTCGAGGCTCGCAAAAGTAGAACTTGCGGTGGCCGATGGGCAAGAAAGGTTCGAGGAGGCGGACCAACGCATCGAGGAGCTCGAGAAGGGAAGAGAAGAGCTTGGAGAAGCGATGCAAGGTGCCGTGAACCAAGCCGTGTCGAAAT
This window of the Mercurialis annua linkage group LG5, ddMerAnnu1.2, whole genome shotgun sequence genome carries:
- the LOC126679951 gene encoding palmitoyl-monogalactosyldiacylglycerol delta-7 desaturase, chloroplastic-like, with the translated sequence MAALATSPLTKTRPHPFSPIHFSKPLNIPSLLLKSSNHKSPKTIQLKINSKQKTSNIFSYANNNRPNVSSDGGIGRRILLSDVVVKRENNVFLGRKWSSLDIATAGVVLAMHLISLFAPFYFTWSAFWVGVGLYVITGLFGITLSYHRNLSHRSFKLPKWLEYVFAYCGVQALQGNPIDWVSTHRYHHQFCDSERDPHSPTEGFWYSHMSWLFDTNSVNQRCGGPNNVGDLEKQSFYKFIKQTYIMHPIALAVLLFALGGVPFLVWGMGVRIVWVFHITWLVNSACHVWGKQAWNTGDLSRNNWWVALLAFGEGWHNNHHAFEYSARHGLEWWQIDLTWYVVKFLQALGLASDVKLPNDAQKQRMTFNN
- the LOC126683111 gene encoding protein POST-ILLUMINATION CHLOROPHYLL FLUORESCENCE INCREASE, chloroplastic, producing MAAAASTSASLFKLATHPTNSSTRSISVNPPVSISFGTTFVGASLPISSPRKNRDIKFCRQVTTAAAVATTTPSQEIVEYALPSWASFELGRAPVFWKTMNGLPPSSGEKLKLFYNPAATKLEPNKDFGIAFNGGFNQPIMCGGEPREMLKKTRGKADPPIYTIQICIPKHAVNLIFSFTNGVEWDGPYRLQFQVPRSWQNKPIEFFNEGLANELSKEGACDRAIFPDTNIVIDRCAIIGNLSTEGGDRCNLDLVPGCMDTTSHLYNPLANLDDGSCAIDVED